One genomic segment of Panicum virgatum strain AP13 chromosome 2N, P.virgatum_v5, whole genome shotgun sequence includes these proteins:
- the LOC120658555 gene encoding zinc finger protein ZAT9-like produces MDAVEMELAAVRHGCKVCGKSFSSGRSLGGHMRSHLSLGEAAAEGDAAEELARAAANGGRIPNGVVGYGLRENPRKTRRLSDFADEEKEEDGGGDGDGDDEHKACRECGKLFASWRSLFRHMRSHASGGRDRDEEEDVDMEEEFVPEAAEVEEAEVVVRAVEAPLLEPAAVTALAAAPRRRRRSMRVAAPPPARPPVPCGFDKEPEDVALCLLMLSRNTGVWSSPVKEERSDSAKKRAGLPRSGGAHNSDDASALLQHGDAKIKGRVPMGRKRSSPKLQREAMAPKRTRYECPGCGKVFSSYQALGGHRASHKRINTSCSAPKVAPAAAASLAPEPSTETYASFSTLSQSASPDSVATGFGKLDAQAAAEAAAEKFACPVCFRVFSSGQELSGHKRLHLMPAAGGELYAGEAEQDQEQHSAAGFLDLNFPPAPPEEA; encoded by the coding sequence ATGGATGCCGTGGAGATGGAGCTCGCTGCGGTGAGGCATGGATGCAAGGTCTGCGGGAAGAGCTTCTCGAGCGGCCGGTCGCTCGGGGGGCACATGCGGTCGCACCTCTcgctcggcgaggcggcggcggagggtgacGCCGCCGAAGAGCTGGCACGTGCTGCGGCGAACGGTGGGCGGATCCCCAACGGCGTGGTTGGGTACGGGCTGAGGGAGAATCCCAGGAAGACGCGGCGGCTGTCCGACTTCGCcgacgaggagaaggaggaggacggcggcggcgatggtgatGGGGATGACGAGCACAAGGCGTGCCGGGAGTGCGGGAAGCTGTTCGCGTCGTGGAGGTCGCTGTTCCGGCACATGCGGAGCCATGCGTCTGGCGGAAGGGAtcgcgacgaggaggaggacgtggaCATGGAAGAGGAATTCGTTCCAGAGGCAGCGGAGGTAGAGGAAGCAGAGGTGGTAGTACGGGCAGTCGAGGCGCCTCTGCTGGAGCCGGCGGCCGTCACGGCGCTGGCCGCAGCCCCTAGGCGGAGGCGCCGATCGATGCgcgtggcggcgccgccccccgcGCGGCCACCGGTGCCGTGCGGGTTCGACAAGGAGCCGGAGGACGTCGCGCTCTGCCTCCTGATGCTCTCGCGCAACACCGGCGTGTGGAGCTCGCCGGTCAAAGAGGAGCGCTCCGACAGCGCGAAGAAGCGGGCGGGCCTCCCGAGAAGCGGCGGCGCTCACAATTCCGACGACGCCTCGGCCCTGCTCCAGCACGGCGACGCCAAGATCAAGGGCCGCGTCCCCATGGGCAGGAAGCGAAGCTCGCCGAAGCTGCAGCGCGAGGCCATGGCGCCGAAGCGGACCCGGTACGAGTGCCCCGGGTGCGGCAAGGTGTTCAGCTCGTACCAGGCGCTCGGCGGCCACCGCGCGAGCCACAAACGGATCAACACCAGCTGCAGCGCCCCTAaggtcgcccccgccgccgccgcatccctcgCGCCGGAGCCGAGCACCGAGACGTACGCGTCGTTCAGCACCCTGTCCCAGTCGGCGTCGCCGGACTCGGTGGCCACCGGCTTTGGCAAGCTCGATGCTCAGGCGGCGGCCGAAGCGGCCGCGGAAAAGTTCGCGTGCCCGGTCTGCTTCAGGGTGTTCTCGTCGGGGCAGGAGCTCAGCGGGCACAAGCGGTTGCACTTGATGCCCGCCGCCGGTGGTGAGCTCTACGCCGGCGAGGCGGAACAGGACCAGGAGCAGCATTCGGCGGCCGGGTTCCTTGATCTCAACTTCCCGCCGGCTCCACCGGAGGAGGCATGA
- the LOC120658604 gene encoding 40S ribosomal protein S3a-like → MAVGKNKRISKGRKGGKKKIVDPFAKKDWYDIKAPSVFSVRNVGKTLVSRTQGTKIASEGLKHRVFEVSLADLQSDEDQAYRKIRLRAEDVQGRNVLTNFWGMDFTTDKLRSLVKKWQTLIEAHVDVKTTDNYMLRLFCIGFTKRRPNQVKRTCYAQASQIRQIRSKMVDIMSNQASTCDLKELVSKFIPEVIGKEIEKATSSIFPLQNVFIRKVKILKAPKFDLGKLMEVHGDYKEDVGTKLERPADTDEAMAGQEVAAAE, encoded by the exons ATGGCCGTCGGGAAAAACAAGCGCATCTCCAAGGGGAGGAagggcggcaagaagaagat CGTCGACCCCTTCGCCAAGAAGGACTGGTATGACATCAAGGCCCCGTCGGTGTTCAGCGTGAGGAACGTCGGCAAGACTTTGGTGTCCAGGACCCAGGGTACCAAG ATTGCCTCTGAAGGACTGAAGCACAGAGTGTTCGAGGTCTCCTTGGCTGATCTTCAGAGCGATGAGGATCAGGCGTACAGGAAGATCAGACTTCGTGCAGAAGATGTGCAAGGAAGGAACGTGCTCACAAACTTTTGG GGCATGGACTTCACCACTGACAAGCTCAGGTCACTGGTGAAGAAGTGGCAGACCCTCATTGAGGCTCATGTAGATGTCAAGACAACTGACAACTACATGCTCAGACTTTTCTGCATTGGCTTCACCAAAAGACGCCCCAATCAAGTGAAGCGCACCTGCTACGCCCAGGCGAGCCAGATCCGTCAG ATCCGGAGTAAGATGGTGGACATCATGTCGAACCAAGCGTCAACATGTGACCTGAAAGAGCTTGTGTCGAAGTTTATACCAGAGGTCATTGGCAAGGAGATTGAGAAAGCAACATCAAGCATTTTCCCACTCCAGAATGTTTTCATCCGGAAGGTGAAAATCCTGAAGGCACCCAAGTTCGACTTGGGAAAGCTCATGGAG GTCCATGGTGACTACAAGGAAGATGTTGGCACCAAGCTGGAGAGGCCTGCCGACACGGACGAAGCCATGGCTGGACAGGAGGTTGCTGCTGCAGAGTGA